A region from the Nostoc sp. HK-01 genome encodes:
- a CDS encoding NB-ARC domain-containing protein codes for MSNSLNASTTGLAIVDKARKRLGWTKTSTARWWQDAHTSRATLRRFWQGDRIQQEIFIAICQAVGINDWQSIAEIPNADFEETSTQYLDWDEAPDVESFYGRNQELTQLEEWIVGDRCKLIIITGMAGVGKTALALALADCLQLKFDGLIWKILHSTPSLVSLLDGLLHTFKQTPVDDISSNTAKLIYHLQQRRYLLILDGLDDSEKHYHQFIQQLSRAHHQGCIILTSREQPNIIESNTKTVRSLTLKGLPKADAVELLQARGFTSKEIGLLPLIQLYRGNPLALKLVTPLIQSVFGGNIGAFLSQNTIVIGDRLRAILKQQFEQLAELEQDILYWLAIWQQPVSFGRLQTHLLISLDPATVLDAIVSLERRSLLEKWICSNAPAFTLQPLVMKIITDELVEHATQEIIQVMQSQDISDFKVLRTHWLLRPGSDDIVGDRILHQLQEKLWQIYGANLVQNLQQILLLLNDKSPLTIGYIACNITTIINRLE; via the coding sequence ATGTCAAACTCGCTCAACGCATCAACAACTGGACTGGCAATTGTAGACAAGGCGCGAAAACGTCTTGGCTGGACGAAAACCAGCACGGCGCGTTGGTGGCAAGACGCTCACACTTCTAGAGCTACTTTACGGCGATTTTGGCAGGGCGATCGCATTCAGCAAGAAATTTTCATCGCTATCTGTCAGGCTGTTGGCATTAACGATTGGCAAAGTATCGCAGAAATCCCTAACGCAGACTTCGAGGAAACCTCTACACAATACCTCGACTGGGATGAAGCACCTGATGTTGAAAGCTTTTATGGACGCAATCAAGAATTAACTCAGCTAGAAGAATGGATTGTAGGCGATCGCTGTAAACTAATCATCATCACAGGGATGGCTGGCGTTGGCAAAACGGCTCTGGCACTGGCTTTGGCTGATTGTCTTCAGTTAAAATTTGATGGTTTAATTTGGAAAATCCTTCATTCTACACCATCCCTAGTTTCCCTGTTAGATGGACTTCTCCACACCTTTAAGCAAACTCCGGTTGATGATATTTCCTCAAATACAGCAAAGCTCATTTACCATCTGCAACAGCGTCGATATTTGTTGATTTTGGATGGGTTGGATGATTCAGAGAAACACTATCATCAGTTTATCCAGCAATTAAGCCGCGCTCATCATCAAGGCTGCATTATTCTCACTAGTCGAGAACAACCAAATATTATTGAGTCGAATACTAAAACAGTTCGCAGTCTCACGTTAAAAGGATTGCCAAAAGCTGATGCTGTAGAACTATTGCAAGCCAGAGGATTCACAAGTAAAGAAATTGGATTATTACCCTTGATTCAACTTTATCGCGGCAATCCTTTAGCACTCAAGCTTGTTACGCCTTTGATTCAGTCAGTGTTTGGTGGGAATATTGGGGCTTTTCTCAGTCAAAATACGATAGTAATTGGCGATCGCTTGCGTGCTATCCTCAAACAACAATTCGAGCAACTTGCCGAATTAGAGCAAGACATTCTCTATTGGTTAGCAATTTGGCAACAACCAGTCTCATTTGGTCGATTGCAAACTCATTTACTTATTTCTCTTGATCCTGCCACAGTATTAGATGCAATTGTCAGTTTGGAAAGGCGATCGCTTTTAGAAAAATGGATTTGTAGTAATGCACCAGCTTTTACTTTACAACCACTGGTGATGAAAATTATTACTGATGAATTGGTGGAACATGCGACTCAAGAGATAATTCAGGTGATGCAGAGTCAGGATATCTCTGATTTTAAAGTTCTGCGAACCCATTGGTTATTACGTCCGGGTAGTGATGATATTGTCGGCGATCGTATTTTACATCAACTACAAGAAAAACTTTGGCAGATTTATGGGGCAAATCTCGTACAGAATCTTCAACAAATTCTATTACTTTTAAATGATAAATCCCCTTTAACAATTGGTTATATTGCTTGTAATATCACAACAATTATTAACCGATTAGAATAA